The following coding sequences lie in one Zingiber officinale cultivar Zhangliang chromosome 2B, Zo_v1.1, whole genome shotgun sequence genomic window:
- the LOC122045404 gene encoding probable staphylococcal-like nuclease CAN1 has product MGNSLFKFLCGKFSDQLHHSSAAAPPAATDAVSALAHDLHHFGVTSQVPERLSHHVVSSKKAQANWYRKLLDAWKESKPPPKTPEAASRLVVQTLKRHQRADVEGLLAYYGLPLPHTLPDAAPVVRPSSKPEGVKYELHTLPVDARAVADGDTITVYVDTADPRESANVPRGVHEAAIERAGARAAKDYNKADALHKIVMDAGYRVIAGANDEEILARKYRIRLRGIDAPESSMPFGKEAKEALVKLVQGKCLKVLVYGDDRYRRCVGDIYFNSVYIQEQMLKKGLAWHYVAYDQRPELAKWEKEARAKRVGLWASSHPEKPWEWRKERRNAT; this is encoded by the exons ATGGGCAACTCCCTCTTCAAATTCCTCTGCGGCAAATTCTCCGACCAACTTCACCACTCCTCCGCCGCCGCCCCTCCCGCCGCCACCGACGCCGTCTCCGCCCTCGCCCACGATCTCCACCACTTCGGCGTCACATCGCAG GTTCCGGAGAGGCTGAGCCACCACGTCGTCTCCTCTAAGAAGGCACAAGCCAACTG GTACAGAAAATTGCTGGACGCATGGAAGGAATCCAAGCCGCCGCCAAAAACACCAGAAGCAGCTTCGAGGCTCGTCGTCCAAACCTTAAAGAGGCATCAGAGAGCAGATGTTGAG GGTCTCTTGGCTTACTACGGCCTTCCACTCCCTCACACCCTGCCGGATGCTGCGCCGGTTGTTCGTCCTTCATCCAAGCCAGAAGGAGTGAAGTATGAGCTGCACACGCTTCCG GTGGATGCTAGAGCTGTGGCAGACGGAGATACAATTACGGTGTACGTCGACACCGCTGATCCGAGAGAGTCAGCGAATGTCCCTCGAGGCGTGCACGAGGCGGCCATTGAGAGAGCAGGAGCACGAGCTGCCAAGGACTACAACAAGGCAGATGCACTCCATAAAATTGTCATGGACGCAGGATACAG AGTAATTGCTGGAGCTAACGATGAGGAGATCCTTGCGCGCAAGTATCGAATCAGACTAAG GGGAATTGATGCGCCGGAGAGCTCCATGCCATTTGGGAAGGAAGCCAAGGAGGCTCTGGTGAAGTTAGTCCAAGGAAAGTGCTTGAAGGTTCTTGTTTATGGAGATGATCGATACCGTCGCTGCGTAGGAGATATTTACTTCAATAGTGTCTATATCCAA GAACAGATGCTTAAGAAAGGGCTTGCATGGCACTACGTTGCCTATGACCAACGTCCAGAGCTAGCAAAG TGGGAGAAGGAAGCAAGAGCTAAACGTGTTGGCTTATGGGCTTCTTCACACCCTGAGAAGCCATGGGAATGGAGGAAAGAGAGAAGAAATGCAACATAA